The Lutra lutra chromosome 10, mLutLut1.2, whole genome shotgun sequence genome contains a region encoding:
- the OMP gene encoding olfactory marker protein yields the protein MAEDGPKQPQLSMPLVLDQDLTKQMRLRVESLKQRGEKRQDGEKLLRPAESVYRLDFVQQQKLQFERWDVVLDKPGKVTITGTSQNWTPDLTNLMTRQLLDPAAIFWRKEDSEAMDWNEADALEFGERLSDLAKIRRVMYFLITFGEGLEPADLKASVVFNQL from the coding sequence ATGGCGGAGGACGGGCCGAAGCAGCCGCAGCTCAGCATGCCCCTGGTCCTGGACCAGGACCTGACCAAGCAGATGCGGCTGCGCGTAGAGAGCCTGAAGCAGCGCGGGGAGAAGCGCCAGGATGGCGAGAAGCTGCTGCGGCCGGCTGAGTCCGTCTACCGCCTGGACTTCGTCCAGCAGCAGAAGCTGCAGTTCGAGCGCTGGGACGTGGTGCTGGACAAGCCGGGCAAGGTCACCATCACGGGCACCTCCCAGAACTGGACACCCGACCTCACCAACCTCATGACGCGCCAGCTGCTGGACCCCGCTGCCATCTTCTGGCGCAAGGAGGACTCGGAGGCCATGGATTGGAACGAGGCCGACGCCCTGGAGTTTGGGGAGCGCCTATCGGATCTGGCCAAGATCCGCAGGGTCATGTACTTCCTCATCACCTTTGGCGAGGGCCTGGAGCCCGCTGACCTCAAGGCCTCTGTGGTTTTTAACCAGCTCTGA